A part of Lactobacillus sp. ESL0700 genomic DNA contains:
- a CDS encoding TipAS antibiotic-recognition domain-containing protein, with translation MTKKDDKKTAENFNKMKVAEANLVRNLQAVVKDPTKEAELSDDIFANHKAWLQIIMPNYSPEIHLALVDDYEREARYKSYYDDKAGKGATAILVKVVKEHLAK, from the coding sequence ATGACTAAAAAAGATGATAAAAAGACGGCTGAAAATTTTAACAAAATGAAGGTTGCTGAAGCAAACCTTGTCCGCAATTTGCAAGCAGTTGTTAAAGATCCTACTAAAGAAGCAGAATTAAGCGACGACATTTTTGCTAATCATAAGGCATGGCTACAAATAATTATGCCTAATTATTCCCCTGAAATCCACTTAGCACTAGTCGATGATTATGAAAGAGAAGCTCGCTACAAGTCATATTATGATGACAAGGCTGGTAAAGGTGCAACCGCAATTTTAGTCAAAGTTGTCAAAGAACATTTAGCAAAATAA
- a CDS encoding amidohydrolase, whose translation MTQQKADYILKGTAIFTGNDDEPKSGCVLIKGNRILKIVPLERMTGYVDENTTVINCGDHLIMPGFNDSHMHISLGSVQNDPDFCIQMMDCKSEEECVQMVKDFAASHPDNPWIYGTGWYSEVWDNPHTPSKKSLDALNLDRPICLNSFDLHSVWCNQVALDKIGITKDTPNPQGGIYGHDDDGELNGILYEPPATKAMMDEVLNVPTLKQSLLKCLKHFRELGMTSVADVYPSGLTNDNIPEIFDELEQSGELTTRISSFPSLTDVKGALELKKKYHTDKHRVAGLKQVLDGVVEAHTALLSKPYDNDPDVKGDASLTQDELNKYVLEAQEAGLPVKIHAIGDQASTMALDAYQYAQNRFGKLKLHNSIEHIDMIRQDDIDRLKKLNVMCCVQPQHCTGDFMSGGYLPCIGEERLSHTWPYREILDAGNHLGFGSDFPAVYSVNPMWTIYAAVTRCEPNEGKPDGGYFHEHAVTLAEALRAHTKWSAYAESFEDDLGTLDAGKLADVIVLDRNLFKIDPMDIRYAKVDLTISDGKIVYKK comes from the coding sequence ATGACACAACAAAAAGCAGACTATATTTTAAAGGGAACAGCTATTTTTACTGGCAATGATGATGAACCTAAATCTGGCTGTGTATTAATTAAGGGTAATCGGATTTTAAAGATTGTTCCACTTGAAAGAATGACTGGTTACGTTGATGAAAATACAACAGTCATTAATTGTGGAGATCATTTAATAATGCCTGGATTTAATGATTCGCACATGCATATTTCTTTAGGCTCTGTTCAGAATGATCCGGATTTTTGTATACAAATGATGGATTGTAAGAGTGAAGAAGAATGTGTACAGATGGTTAAGGACTTTGCGGCTTCACATCCTGATAATCCATGGATTTATGGTACTGGTTGGTATTCAGAAGTTTGGGATAATCCGCATACACCTTCAAAGAAATCATTGGATGCTTTAAACTTAGACCGTCCAATATGTCTAAACTCATTTGATTTACACTCTGTCTGGTGCAATCAAGTTGCTCTCGACAAAATTGGGATTACTAAAGATACACCAAATCCTCAAGGTGGAATTTACGGTCACGATGATGATGGTGAGTTGAATGGAATTTTATATGAGCCACCTGCAACCAAGGCAATGATGGACGAGGTTTTAAATGTTCCAACATTAAAACAATCATTGTTGAAATGTTTAAAGCATTTTCGTGAATTAGGAATGACTTCTGTGGCAGATGTCTATCCGTCAGGATTAACTAATGATAATATTCCTGAAATCTTTGACGAATTAGAACAAAGTGGCGAGTTAACTACCAGAATAAGTTCATTTCCGTCATTAACAGACGTTAAAGGAGCTTTGGAATTAAAGAAAAAATATCATACTGATAAACATAGAGTTGCTGGTTTAAAGCAAGTTCTTGATGGTGTGGTTGAAGCTCATACTGCATTGTTGAGTAAACCATATGATAATGATCCTGATGTTAAAGGAGATGCTTCTTTAACGCAGGATGAGCTGAATAAATATGTTTTAGAAGCGCAAGAGGCAGGCTTACCAGTTAAGATTCATGCAATTGGTGACCAAGCAAGTACAATGGCTCTTGATGCATATCAATATGCTCAAAATAGATTTGGTAAATTGAAATTGCATAATTCAATTGAACACATTGACATGATTCGTCAAGATGACATTGATCGTTTAAAGAAGTTAAACGTTATGTGCTGTGTTCAACCGCAACATTGTACCGGTGACTTTATGAGTGGAGGATACCTGCCATGTATTGGAGAAGAACGGTTGTCTCATACTTGGCCATATCGTGAAATTTTAGATGCAGGCAATCATTTGGGCTTTGGTTCTGATTTTCCTGCAGTTTATTCAGTCAATCCTATGTGGACAATTTACGCAGCGGTTACACGTTGTGAACCTAATGAAGGTAAGCCAGATGGAGGCTATTTCCATGAACATGCTGTTACTTTAGCCGAAGCTTTGAGAGCACATACCAAGTGGTCAGCTTATGCTGAATCTTTTGAAGATGATTTGGGGACCCTTGATGCAGGGAAACTAGCTGATGTTATTGTTCTTGACCGTAATTTATTTAAGATTGATCCAATGGATATTCGCTATGCTAAAGTTGATTTAACGATTTCTGACGGTAAAATTGTTTATAAGAAATAA
- a CDS encoding MFS transporter, producing the protein MEKQKLPSYRWVILTIVSLLCLIANYIQFQVSALATEIMPQLHISTAQFSSLLMAPMLVAVILSIPAGSLGDKFGSKKVITVGCILSVIGAFGRFIAQNFAMMMIMLLLSGIFIALLNANLIKVLGTWFKQDTDSAMGVFYAASCLGITLSQITGSWFKTVNSAYMFSSVSLLVLSICWIVFVRDTPKGESLPPAEPTMKYLKVAIKSKNTWIVSICAGLGIASTTAYAGFLPQALNLGQHISNSTAGVMSAIVTVGSFFGSLIGPAMCNKIGRYKLFLTVTTLIGAVVMYFTWYTPAGFFLWAMLVINGFFTAISGPIVQAMPIQFPEIGEKYAGSAGGIVGTVSMLISYIIPILVSMVAGNDYAKNLGIESLIFGLSVICILVLPELGSKAKK; encoded by the coding sequence ATGGAAAAACAAAAGTTACCAAGTTATCGCTGGGTAATTTTAACTATTGTTAGTTTATTGTGCTTAATTGCAAATTATATTCAGTTTCAAGTTTCAGCTTTAGCTACTGAAATTATGCCGCAATTACACATTTCAACTGCACAATTTTCTAGTTTGTTAATGGCACCAATGCTTGTAGCGGTTATTTTAAGTATTCCTGCAGGATCACTTGGCGATAAATTTGGCTCAAAAAAAGTTATTACAGTAGGATGTATTCTATCTGTAATCGGTGCATTTGGACGGTTTATTGCTCAAAATTTTGCAATGATGATGATTATGCTTTTATTGAGCGGGATATTTATCGCTTTATTAAATGCTAATTTAATAAAGGTTTTAGGTACTTGGTTTAAACAAGATACTGATTCGGCTATGGGTGTGTTTTATGCTGCATCATGTTTAGGAATTACACTTTCACAAATTACTGGCTCGTGGTTCAAAACGGTTAATTCTGCTTACATGTTTTCATCAGTTTCTTTGCTTGTTTTATCAATTTGTTGGATTGTTTTTGTTAGAGATACTCCAAAAGGAGAATCTTTACCGCCTGCAGAGCCAACGATGAAATATTTAAAAGTTGCAATTAAAAGTAAAAATACTTGGATTGTTTCAATTTGTGCAGGTTTAGGTATTGCATCTACGACAGCTTATGCTGGCTTTTTACCTCAAGCTTTAAATTTAGGACAACATATTAGTAATTCTACAGCTGGCGTAATGTCAGCAATTGTTACAGTTGGTAGTTTCTTTGGTTCATTGATTGGGCCAGCAATGTGCAACAAAATTGGTCGTTATAAATTATTTTTGACGGTTACTACATTAATTGGTGCAGTTGTTATGTACTTTACTTGGTATACTCCTGCAGGCTTTTTCCTATGGGCAATGTTAGTTATTAATGGCTTTTTCACAGCTATCAGTGGACCTATTGTTCAAGCAATGCCAATTCAGTTTCCTGAAATTGGAGAAAAATATGCTGGTAGTGCCGGTGGTATTGTTGGTACAGTTTCAATGCTGATTTCATACATTATTCCAATTTTAGTATCAATGGTTGCTGGCAATGATTATGCTAAGAACTTAGGTATTGAATCCTTAATTTTTGGTTTATCAGTTATTTGTATTTTGGTTTTACCTGAATTAGGTAGTAAAGCTAAAAAATGA
- a CDS encoding helix-turn-helix transcriptional regulator, with translation MGEINLQEIFIYIYNIAFIILYLWVINVASYAYKITNNNLFYYVELLFVILIIDSTFAFSFDLLKATNSGLNIFDRAYYLARVLFFLIAGDLYVKLVAKMLSQKTKPIFYLPIISVVILDIIHVIYFYNDNQTVVWQRSIQDAGIFVLCIFYYFYARKRQKQTKNDFLYNKVVFITALFMALSCIEGIVYFALYHLSSIAVQRLLSYMKVIGLSEDLFSVILSLLIIWFARQEEDIANKNQLEILLQHKMNQYQAMIHEKEVASEDSQVVGFCEYYKMTKRESEILRLVLKGKKNQEIADELFISVGTVKSHIYSIFKKLEVDRRSQLMHVFMEYKEEK, from the coding sequence ATGGGAGAAATTAATTTGCAAGAAATTTTTATTTATATTTATAACATTGCCTTTATTATTCTATATTTATGGGTGATAAATGTTGCAAGCTATGCTTATAAAATAACAAATAATAATCTTTTTTATTATGTAGAATTATTATTTGTCATTCTAATAATTGATAGTACTTTTGCGTTCTCATTTGATTTACTTAAAGCAACTAACAGTGGGCTAAATATTTTTGATCGGGCTTATTACCTTGCACGAGTTTTATTCTTTTTAATTGCTGGAGATTTGTATGTTAAATTGGTAGCTAAAATGCTCTCGCAAAAAACTAAACCAATTTTTTATTTACCTATCATTTCTGTAGTAATTTTGGATATTATTCACGTAATTTATTTTTATAATGATAATCAAACAGTGGTTTGGCAGAGAAGTATACAAGATGCTGGCATTTTTGTATTATGTATTTTTTATTATTTTTATGCTCGTAAAAGACAAAAACAAACAAAAAATGATTTTCTTTACAATAAAGTAGTATTTATTACAGCCTTATTTATGGCTTTATCGTGTATTGAAGGTATTGTTTACTTTGCTTTGTATCATTTAAGTTCGATAGCAGTGCAGAGATTACTTAGTTATATGAAGGTAATAGGATTAAGTGAGGATCTTTTTTCTGTAATTCTTTCTCTTTTAATTATTTGGTTTGCTAGACAAGAAGAAGATATTGCTAATAAAAATCAGCTTGAAATACTGCTACAACATAAAATGAATCAGTATCAGGCAATGATACACGAAAAAGAAGTCGCTAGTGAAGATAGTCAAGTCGTAGGATTTTGCGAATATTATAAAATGACTAAAAGGGAATCAGAAATCTTACGTTTAGTTTTAAAAGGTAAGAAAAATCAAGAAATTGCAGATGAATTATTTATTTCTGTTGGTACTGTTAAATCGCATATTTATAGTATTTTCAAAAAATTAGAAGTTGACCGACGTAGTCAGTTAATGCATGTGTTTATGGAATACAAAGAAGAAAAATAA
- a CDS encoding nitroreductase family protein, which translates to MTKENIVNNNFKDVAFNRQSQRIFDPEVKISHEEFEEMIEQTTKAPSACNLQAWHFVIVDTPEGKEKLKKYFMKFNMPQVETCSAMVLLFGDTEAFKSYRDLWTEAYHNGQIDKAKLDEVFNTFLPLYENADYDTLVMDSAVDSSLAAMQFMLVARSHGYETNPIGGYDPKKAAEMFDLDPKRFVPVMAIAVGKKPKDYVDEVKSVRYPVKQVYNFA; encoded by the coding sequence ATGACTAAAGAAAACATTGTAAATAACAATTTTAAAGACGTTGCCTTCAACAGACAATCTCAAAGAATTTTTGACCCAGAAGTTAAAATTTCGCATGAAGAATTTGAAGAAATGATTGAACAAACAACGAAAGCACCATCAGCATGTAATTTGCAAGCATGGCACTTTGTAATCGTTGATACTCCAGAAGGCAAAGAAAAGTTAAAGAAATACTTTATGAAATTTAATATGCCACAAGTTGAAACATGTTCAGCAATGGTACTATTGTTTGGCGATACAGAGGCATTTAAGTCCTATCGTGATTTATGGACCGAAGCATATCATAATGGGCAAATTGACAAGGCTAAACTTGATGAAGTGTTTAACACATTCTTACCTTTATATGAGAACGCAGATTACGATACATTGGTAATGGATTCTGCTGTTGATAGTTCTCTAGCTGCTATGCAATTTATGCTTGTAGCTCGTAGTCACGGTTATGAGACTAACCCAATCGGCGGCTATGATCCTAAGAAAGCTGCAGAAATGTTTGATTTAGACCCTAAGCGTTTTGTTCCAGTAATGGCTATTGCAGTTGGTAAAAAGCCAAAAGACTATGTAGACGAGGTAAAATCAGTTAGATACCCAGTTAAGCAAGTTTATAATTTTGCTTAA
- a CDS encoding SDR family NAD(P)-dependent oxidoreductase, whose protein sequence is MKEFKDKVALITGAAHGFGRSLALEAADRGMQLAIADIDEPALAKTLQDVKSKGIDAISIPTDVTEESAVDNMVKQTMAEYGEINLLINSAGIAIPGPIWELPTRDWEWILHADLMSQVWSLKRVIPIMRKQEGHCDIINVASMAGLTTSPLMPAYYATKFAVVGMTEAVEYDLQVEKANVGMHVFCPAFVQTDLYHTENHRPAKYTDESDPYYSSKTFKDAQAQAKKDITTGMPIDNVPKIIFRALEEDKFYILTHPGMNAAIVARAENIPSGKGPDLQALMPFLKETHDVEKED, encoded by the coding sequence ATGAAAGAATTTAAAGATAAAGTTGCATTAATTACAGGAGCAGCACATGGCTTTGGTCGTTCACTAGCTTTAGAAGCTGCGGACCGAGGTATGCAGTTAGCAATTGCAGATATTGACGAACCTGCTTTAGCAAAAACTTTGCAAGACGTTAAAAGTAAGGGTATAGATGCAATAAGTATCCCAACTGATGTTACGGAAGAGTCAGCCGTTGATAATATGGTTAAACAAACTATGGCCGAATACGGTGAAATTAATTTGTTGATTAATTCAGCTGGTATTGCAATTCCTGGGCCAATTTGGGAGTTACCTACACGGGACTGGGAATGGATTTTACATGCTGATTTAATGAGTCAGGTTTGGTCACTAAAACGTGTGATTCCAATTATGCGCAAACAAGAAGGACACTGCGATATCATCAATGTTGCTTCAATGGCCGGCTTAACTACGAGTCCTTTAATGCCAGCATATTACGCTACTAAGTTTGCCGTTGTTGGTATGACTGAGGCTGTTGAATATGACTTACAAGTAGAAAAGGCCAATGTTGGGATGCACGTCTTTTGTCCAGCATTCGTTCAAACTGATTTATACCACACAGAAAATCATCGTCCTGCTAAGTATACTGATGAAAGTGATCCCTACTATTCAAGCAAGACATTTAAAGATGCACAAGCACAGGCTAAAAAGGATATTACAACTGGAATGCCAATTGATAATGTACCAAAAATTATCTTTAGGGCCTTGGAAGAGGATAAATTCTATATTTTGACTCACCCAGGGATGAATGCTGCTATTGTAGCTCGTGCCGAAAATATTCCAAGCGGTAAAGGACCTGATTTACAAGCTCTAATGCCATTTTTAAAAGAAACACATGATGTAGAAAAGGAAGACTAA
- a CDS encoding SDR family NAD(P)-dependent oxidoreductase, which translates to MKEFKDKVALITGAAHGFGRSLALEAANRGMKLAIADIDETALSKTLQDVKDKGVEVISIPTDVTDEAAVDNMVKQAMAKYGAINLLINSAGIAVAGTVWNVPTQDWEWILHADLMSQVWSLKRVIPIMRKQEGHCDIVNVASIAGLITSPTSAPYYATKFAVVGMTEAVEYDLQVEKSNISMHVFCPAFVQTDLYHSENHRPNKYADMSDPYYSSKSFKDGLAQTKVDITTGMSIDKVPEIIFKAIEDGKFYILTHPGVNDLIVGRAKRIPEGKGPDLKFLAPFLTKTHKVDE; encoded by the coding sequence ATGAAAGAATTTAAAGATAAAGTTGCATTAATTACAGGAGCAGCACATGGCTTTGGTCGTTCACTAGCTTTAGAAGCTGCAAACCGTGGAATGAAGTTAGCAATTGCGGATATTGATGAAACTGCTTTGTCTAAAACCTTACAAGATGTTAAAGATAAGGGTGTTGAAGTAATCAGTATCCCAACTGATGTGACTGATGAAGCGGCTGTTGACAATATGGTTAAGCAAGCTATGGCCAAATATGGTGCAATTAATTTATTGATAAATTCAGCTGGTATTGCTGTAGCCGGAACTGTTTGGAATGTTCCAACGCAAGACTGGGAATGGATTTTACATGCTGATTTAATGAGTCAAGTTTGGTCACTAAAACGTGTGATTCCAATTATGCGCAAACAAGAAGGACACTGCGATATTGTTAATGTTGCTTCAATAGCTGGGTTAATAACTAGCCCAACAAGCGCCCCATACTATGCTACTAAGTTTGCCGTTGTTGGTATGACAGAAGCCGTTGAATATGACTTGCAAGTAGAAAAATCCAATATCAGTATGCATGTATTTTGCCCTGCATTTGTTCAAACGGATCTCTATCACTCTGAAAATCATCGTCCGAATAAATATGCTGACATGTCGGATCCATATTATTCAAGCAAATCTTTCAAAGATGGATTAGCTCAAACTAAAGTTGATATTACAACTGGAATGTCTATTGATAAAGTTCCTGAAATTATTTTCAAGGCCATTGAAGATGGCAAATTCTATATTTTAACTCATCCTGGAGTTAATGACTTAATTGTCGGTAGAGCAAAACGAATCCCAGAAGGAAAGGGACCAGATCTGAAGTTTCTTGCTCCGTTTTTAACGAAGACTCATAAAGTCGACGAATAA
- a CDS encoding TetR/AcrR family transcriptional regulator C-terminal domain-containing protein, producing the protein MKNSELSLKTKKEFSSALKVELKHHPLNKITVTSLLKATNRTRPTFYYHFKDISDLIKWTVQKEVINLLNETKGYDHWDTDILKVLNYFYENQALAKAFYNNLDMYQFNQIFRNPQVKILLGYIDDIISRDKLKICQQDRLLIAKFFTGAFSAIVLDWIAYGQKETPEEIREQLCRTQQDIIIDCLHSTAKNQDMFRNDTVLH; encoded by the coding sequence TTGAAGAATTCAGAACTTTCCCTAAAAACTAAAAAAGAATTTTCAAGTGCTTTAAAAGTAGAATTAAAGCATCATCCACTAAATAAGATCACTGTTACAAGCTTACTGAAAGCAACAAATAGAACTAGGCCAACTTTTTATTATCATTTTAAGGATATATCTGACTTAATAAAGTGGACAGTTCAAAAAGAAGTTATTAATTTGCTTAATGAAACTAAAGGGTATGACCACTGGGATACAGATATTTTGAAAGTTCTTAACTACTTTTATGAAAATCAAGCCTTGGCAAAAGCCTTTTACAACAACCTTGATATGTACCAGTTCAATCAAATTTTTAGAAATCCACAAGTAAAAATTTTACTAGGCTATATTGATGACATAATCTCCCGAGACAAACTAAAAATATGCCAGCAAGATAGATTGCTGATTGCTAAATTTTTTACTGGGGCATTTTCTGCAATCGTTTTGGATTGGATCGCATACGGTCAAAAAGAGACACCTGAAGAAATTAGAGAACAGCTATGCCGGACACAGCAAGACATAATCATCGATTGTCTTCATAGTACAGCTAAAAATCAAGATATGTTTAGAAACGATACAGTCTTACATTAA
- a CDS encoding FAD-dependent oxidoreductase, which translates to MEKLKSGIYKITAAGYENNSTDIEVEIADNQIKKITTNKEIVPNSLEDAVFSQIPQKIISDQSLAVDTLTGASYSSKGLIDAVANVIKQAGGDPKEFEYGATNNSKEVVESNSALEQKSEYQNWCSKPDKIDQVKETDFLILGAGISGLAAAVQAGELGMKTTVIEKNSFVAGNGGGVEGIFGINTDMQKKAGIHAEKEEIISREQELAQYRTDGSFWVDLVNNSAENISWLLKQGVQLTNVDDYHGTCAFPTFHWFKGGFASEGYVPYMKKRADELGIDFVLNSSAIGIMYDGDKVTGAYIRNANGKVTQLNAKATLLATGGVGHNPELIRKQGWQTENLHYCSMPSNTGDGYMMAMSLGAKDMLMESAEFMMNYIQALPHEGVHLYIDPINGFMSLPSGGPVVFVNQDGARLVNENVKKYNLLYQRMAIKSTKVTYEVFSQKIYDMITKGIDGADEVLAEAVKTNDGNSLFKADKIEDLAKAVGLPVADFTETIKKYNSYCANGKDEEFNKEKEMLVALDEGPFYIARLDPSNLIGVGGVGSNRKFEVIRDNFDKIPGLYVAGVDSTMQYRNVYTITLGGSACAHNVNSGRYAAMNAQKYIETL; encoded by the coding sequence ATGGAAAAACTGAAGTCAGGAATATATAAAATTACTGCAGCTGGTTATGAAAATAACTCAACTGATATAGAAGTTGAAATTGCCGATAATCAAATTAAAAAGATAACGACAAATAAGGAAATAGTTCCTAATAGTCTTGAAGATGCGGTATTTTCTCAAATTCCACAGAAGATAATTTCAGACCAGTCTTTGGCCGTTGATACTTTAACTGGAGCTTCCTATTCAAGTAAAGGGTTGATAGACGCAGTCGCTAATGTTATTAAGCAAGCGGGTGGTGATCCTAAAGAATTTGAATATGGTGCAACAAATAATTCAAAAGAAGTTGTTGAAAGTAATTCAGCACTAGAACAAAAATCAGAATATCAAAATTGGTGCAGTAAACCAGATAAGATCGATCAGGTAAAAGAAACTGATTTCTTGATTTTAGGAGCCGGTATTTCAGGTTTAGCAGCTGCTGTACAAGCCGGTGAACTAGGAATGAAAACTACTGTAATTGAAAAAAATAGTTTTGTAGCTGGTAATGGTGGCGGTGTTGAAGGTATCTTTGGCATTAATACTGATATGCAAAAAAAGGCAGGTATTCATGCAGAAAAAGAGGAGATCATTTCCCGTGAACAGGAGCTTGCTCAATATCGTACAGACGGTTCTTTCTGGGTCGATTTAGTTAATAATTCTGCCGAAAATATTAGTTGGCTATTAAAGCAGGGGGTTCAACTGACTAATGTTGATGATTACCACGGTACCTGTGCTTTTCCAACATTTCATTGGTTTAAGGGCGGTTTTGCCTCAGAAGGCTATGTTCCTTATATGAAGAAACGTGCAGATGAATTGGGTATTGATTTTGTTTTGAATTCTAGTGCTATTGGAATTATGTATGATGGCGACAAAGTAACTGGAGCATATATTCGTAATGCCAACGGTAAGGTAACACAGCTTAACGCTAAAGCCACGTTACTAGCTACCGGTGGTGTTGGTCATAATCCAGAATTAATTAGAAAACAAGGTTGGCAGACAGAAAACCTGCATTATTGTTCAATGCCAAGTAATACCGGTGATGGCTACATGATGGCAATGTCGTTAGGTGCTAAAGATATGCTTATGGAATCAGCAGAATTTATGATGAATTATATTCAAGCTCTACCACATGAAGGCGTTCATTTGTACATTGACCCAATTAATGGTTTCATGTCACTACCATCAGGTGGACCAGTTGTATTTGTTAACCAGGACGGTGCCCGCTTGGTAAATGAAAATGTTAAGAAATATAATTTGCTTTATCAAAGAATGGCAATCAAGTCTACTAAAGTTACTTATGAAGTATTTAGTCAAAAGATTTACGACATGATAACTAAAGGGATAGATGGCGCCGATGAAGTTTTAGCCGAAGCTGTTAAAACAAACGATGGTAACTCTTTATTCAAGGCAGACAAGATTGAAGATTTGGCCAAAGCTGTTGGCTTACCGGTTGCTGACTTCACTGAAACAATTAAAAAGTATAATTCTTACTGTGCTAATGGCAAAGATGAAGAATTTAACAAAGAAAAAGAAATGTTAGTGGCATTAGATGAAGGGCCATTCTATATTGCTCGGTTGGATCCGTCCAATCTTATTGGTGTTGGTGGTGTTGGCTCAAACCGTAAGTTTGAAGTTATTCGTGATAATTTCGATAAAATTCCAGGTCTTTATGTTGCAGGAGTAGACAGTACGATGCAATACCGTAATGTTTATACAATTACTTTAGGTGGTTCTGCTTGTGCGCATAATGTTAACTCAGGTCGTTATGCAGCAATGAATGCTCAAAAGTATATTGAAACTCTTTAA
- a CDS encoding LysR family transcriptional regulator, translating into MNTEYLRLFLNLAETLNFSQTAKNVNLTQPAVTHAINKLEQDLGFKLFNRNKRTVELTEGGKILHENVQSILVKLDTTIQSARAAEEKEFSSLAIGYTSTYYEIQKFPELIKQFNKLHPASRLYLENFDHNVLKQHLLSQQCDVIFSMQDIINSQNIKFIPLIKGQFACIVPNANHLANHKSLKITDLKNETMIFFNANICPPRQFKLQRLIKEVCPNANYLYSDSVLLSHTFVKGNLGIAMMVDLASVKDSPDFKVIPLEYPDEFPYVYGLSFLKNTINPTIKDFVPCVTKYFI; encoded by the coding sequence ATGAATACTGAATATTTAAGATTATTTCTTAATCTTGCCGAGACGTTGAATTTTTCACAAACAGCCAAAAATGTTAATTTAACACAACCTGCAGTAACCCATGCAATCAATAAATTAGAACAAGATTTAGGCTTCAAATTATTTAACCGCAATAAAAGAACCGTAGAACTAACCGAGGGAGGAAAAATTTTACACGAAAATGTTCAATCAATTCTTGTTAAATTAGATACAACTATCCAAAGCGCACGTGCTGCAGAAGAAAAAGAGTTTTCTTCTCTTGCTATCGGCTATACTAGCACATATTACGAAATCCAAAAGTTTCCTGAATTAATTAAACAATTTAACAAGTTGCATCCCGCTTCTCGTCTATACCTAGAAAATTTTGACCACAATGTTTTAAAGCAGCATTTATTAAGCCAACAATGCGATGTGATTTTTTCCATGCAAGATATTATTAATTCACAGAACATTAAATTTATCCCGTTAATCAAGGGACAGTTTGCATGTATTGTGCCTAATGCAAATCATCTTGCTAACCACAAATCATTGAAAATTACCGATTTAAAGAATGAAACTATGATTTTCTTTAATGCTAATATTTGTCCTCCACGACAATTCAAACTTCAACGGTTAATTAAAGAAGTATGTCCTAACGCAAATTATTTATATTCTGATTCAGTATTACTCTCTCATACCTTTGTAAAGGGTAATCTTGGTATCGCCATGATGGTAGACTTAGCTAGTGTTAAAGATTCTCCTGATTTTAAAGTAATTCCCTTGGAGTATCCTGATGAGTTTCCTTATGTTTATGGACTCTCTTTTCTAAAAAATACTATTAATCCAACTATTAAAGATTTTGTACCTTGTGTGACGAAGTATTTTATCTAG